A section of the Rhipicephalus sanguineus isolate Rsan-2018 chromosome 11, BIME_Rsan_1.4, whole genome shotgun sequence genome encodes:
- the LOC119373546 gene encoding uncharacterized protein LOC119373546: MSIRSMGPAKFLKYLESGEFADVEFLVFPEQFPVTRTFKAHKQFLAMVNEVFGTMFFGSLPEKDQVIITDIHPDGFACMLRYFYGGKLRFRGIEDAMYTRTAAVKYMAADLQRICSEYIVSHISARNVCRLIDYASLSDGGLIDDAVLSVLRHDGVAVVCSDDFVDALDGTVEYVLKNVRNVPETCVVHSLHEWARAKVIRSLTVEAKDGDITPPLEIKTIMKPFMHLLRFLALTPQEFIVGPSSWCIFDGRDDFAILCNIVCFGSVPLPKWTCPLRYHR, translated from the exons ATGAGCATCCGCTCAATGGGTCCC GCCAAGTTTCTCAAGTACCTCGAAAGCGGCGAATTCGCCGACGTCGAGTTCCTGGTGTTTCCGGAGCAGTTTCCCGTGACGCGCACCTTCAAGGCGCACAAGCAGTTCCTGGCCATGGTGAACGAGGTCTTTGGCACAATGTTCTTCGGGAGCCTTCCGGAAAAGGACCAAGTGATCATCACCGACATCCATCCGGACGGGTTCGCCTGCATGCTCAG GTACTTTTACGGAGGCAAACTGCGTTTCAGGGGCATCGAGGACGCCATGTACACGCGAACGGCGGCCGTGAAGTACATGGCGGCTGACTTGCAGAGAATCTGCTCCGAGTACATCGTGTCACACATCAGCGCTCGCAACGTGTGCCGCCTCATCGACTACGCGTCGCTGAGCGACGGAGGCTTGATCGACGACGCGGTCCTCTCCGTGCTTCGACACGACGGCGTCGCCGTCGTCTGCTCCGACGACTTCGTCGACGCCCTGGACGGCACGGTCGAGTATGTGCTCAAGAACGTGCGCAACGTCCCGGAGACCTGCGTCGTGCACAGTCTGCACGAATGGGCCCGGGCCAAGGTAATCAGGAGCCTGACGGTTGAAGCAAAAGACGGGGACATCACACCGCCCTTAGAGATCAAGACCATCATGAAACCTTTCATGCATCTGCTCAGGTTTCTTGCCCTGACGCCGCAGGAGTTTATAGTGGGCCCTTCGTCGTGGTGCATCTTCGATGGCCGCGATGACTTTGCCATACTCTGCAACATCGTCTGCTTCGGCTCGGTCCCGCTGCCCAAATGGACGTGTCCCCTTAGGTACCACAGATAG